In a single window of the Microbacterium sp. SL75 genome:
- a CDS encoding SDR family NAD(P)-dependent oxidoreductase, which produces MPQRVIVTGGSGGIGAAIVERFLGDGARVAVLDRRAPSEATASLFFSVDLRDPLDTRRAVGEAIAALDGVDVLVNCAGVFQHVSLLDITIDDWDLVLDINARATLVTMQAVAPVMLEARAGSIVNIASMAAKQGGGGEGHYAASKAAVVALTRAGAQEWGCHGVRVNAVCPGYVLTDMGADTRSDDDVRTWSAKSPLGRLGAPEDVAGVTHFLASPAGGYLTGQAINVTGGMIMH; this is translated from the coding sequence ATGCCGCAGCGCGTCATCGTCACGGGAGGATCCGGCGGCATCGGCGCCGCGATCGTCGAACGGTTCCTGGGCGACGGCGCCCGGGTCGCGGTGCTCGATCGTCGTGCTCCGTCCGAGGCCACGGCATCCCTCTTCTTCTCCGTCGACCTGCGCGATCCGCTCGACACGCGCCGCGCGGTCGGCGAGGCGATCGCGGCTCTCGATGGCGTCGACGTGCTCGTGAACTGCGCCGGGGTGTTCCAGCACGTCTCGCTCCTCGACATCACCATCGACGACTGGGACCTCGTGCTCGACATCAACGCCCGCGCGACGCTCGTGACGATGCAGGCCGTCGCGCCGGTCATGCTCGAGGCGCGCGCCGGCTCGATCGTCAACATCGCGAGCATGGCCGCCAAACAGGGCGGCGGCGGCGAGGGGCATTACGCCGCATCGAAGGCCGCGGTCGTCGCGCTCACGCGCGCGGGGGCACAGGAGTGGGGATGCCACGGTGTGCGCGTCAACGCCGTGTGCCCCGGATACGTGCTCACCGACATGGGCGCCGACACCCGCTCCGACGACGACGTGCGCACATGGAGCGCGAAGTCGCCGCTCGGGCGGCTGGGCGCGCCCGAGGACGTGGCGGGGGTGACGCACTTCCTCGCGTCGCCCGCGGGCGGCTATCTCACCGGTCAGGCGATCAACGTCACCGGCGGCATGATCATGCACTGA